CTAAGGTGTATCCAGTTTCTCTCATCATTTTTTCATAGTCGAAAGATAAAGAGCCACTTTCAAAAGTAGTATAATCTATGCCAATAGCATTTTTCATTATCTCATTTCTTCTTGACATAACGCCACTGTATGACATGTCCTTACTCATTTCCTTCACCTCCAAAAGTAATTTCTCTAACCTGCTCAGAAATTTTTAAAAGCTCAGGAACGAATTTTCCGAAATCATGAGTATAATATGGATTCACTTCTAAAAGCTTTCCTTCTTCTACTCTTTTAGTTCTTGTAGTAATTGATACTTGATCTCCGATTTGAGCATCCTCATTAAGATAGCCTTTAATCCACATCTCAAGAGGTACTTTTTTAGTATCATCAGGAACTTGTGGCGCTCTTTCTTCAGGAGAAAGAACTATCTTATGGATTAGTACCCAATCACCTTTTTTTGCCATTTTAGTCACTTCCTATTTTTTTATATATTTTTATTTTACGATTTTAGCTTCTTCAGATATTAAATCTCTAAAGTCTCCCATGATTGCTCTTGGTACTGGTAAATCTATCATAGTATGAAGACCTGGTCTTGCATTTATAATTTGAGGAATCATATTAACGCACATTGCTATAGTTCCAATTCCTCCTGGAACCTCTGGTGAGTTAACCATGTTTATATTTGGTACACCGTTTATAATTACATAATCGCCTGTTTGAACTCCAACTTGCTCTGGCTCGATTTGTTGTGGATGATCCATTTCAATCTTAAGCTCACCATCAACGTATCCAAATCCTTTCATTGCGCATCCAGCAACATTGCCAGCTTTAGCAAATCCATATGGTGATTTTCTATCTACATCAGTTACAATTGGCTCCATACTTTGAGTAATTGGCGCGCTGAGCTTCCATCCAATTGC
This is a stretch of genomic DNA from Acetoanaerobium sticklandii. It encodes these proteins:
- the ortA gene encoding 2-amino-4-oxopentanoate thiolase subunit alpha — encoded protein: MAKKGDWVLIHKIVLSPEERAPQVPDDTKKVPLEMWIKGYLNEDAQIGDQVSITTRTKRVEEGKLLEVNPYYTHDFGKFVPELLKISEQVREITFGGEGNE